A region of Vigna radiata var. radiata cultivar VC1973A chromosome 6, Vradiata_ver6, whole genome shotgun sequence DNA encodes the following proteins:
- the LOC106763436 gene encoding uncharacterized protein LOC106763436 — protein sequence MVTTRSTTVEDPAEAIRALRQQLEDMRRQHEQELSAVREECAARVAREREIRERGKDLSERQQEDELRNSNGREGTAEHSSASDKTWKLEDTELEGSQARTERIPSTVNTVPVGGAPLVKEEEVVEGLPFTRAIMDVHISEHFVPPQLSIYDGTTDPDDHIQAFSTRMAFRTGNRAIWCRAFSLSLEGEALEWFNALPAGSIRSFEGLKEMFGRQFAGSRAEDPTVFELSNLRQGKDETLKAFMDRYQKMVRRVKGLNVELALQYVMPALRPGPFKDSVCRKRPKTMEELRERAADEMRVEEMKQAYKKESQELKEKAEGKKPDGSSRTGGFKPRDAPRGPKFQQYTPLNAPPARILQEALSVNLIPPLKKRPTPAGADGNKHCLYHQNMGHTTEECVTLRDKIEELIRAGHLKQYIRTAPAEPRRGRGPSPVPRRNQDRSPSRPLRRTDNRSNYDDRRRRSRSRSGDRDRPIRGRINTISGGFAGGGPSTSARKRHVRALRSVNSVQASRKSMPPITFTDDDFHAPDLEQDDPMVITAEIARYEVAKVLVDQGSSANILYWKTFLQMDLSEELIVPFHEQIVGFAGERVDTKGYVDLRTRLGAGRDGDEKKVRYLLVDANTSYNVLLGRPCLNSFGAIVSTPHLTMKYPSDRKRIITVRADQKTARECYVARLRMYPRVPRAKVPRSEVAMADLDPRVGTEDRMEPHGTVQPAKLGSREDQVTTIAEGLDPAFEDGLRGILWRNRDLFAWTAADMPGIHPSIMTHRLALFREARPVAQKKRRMGAEKERAVEEEVRKLKEAGFIREVTYTTWLANVVMVKKPSGKWRMCTDYTDLNKACPKDSHPLPNIDSLVDGASGHRLLSFLDAYFGYNQIPMHEADREKMAFITNRGNYCYDVMPFGLKNAGATYQRLMDKIFADQIGRCMEVYVDDMVVRSATPGDHLHDLEEVFQQVRRYNMRLNPAKCTFCVSAGKFLGFMLTERGIEVNPDKCATILDMRSPVNLKEIQRLVGRLTALARFIPKLADRIRPILKRMKKGDETGSWDAECELAFAAVKSLLTNPPMMNRPLPDSELQVYLGVSQEVVSAALVQDASEPRLIYFVSRVLQPAETRYQLVEKVALALLHASRRLRSYFQSHQVVVRTDHPVSKILRKPDIAGRMVSWAVELSEFGLRFEPRGSVKGQHLADFALELPQAHTSEGWSLYVDGAAGRANVGAGVVLEGPGGFLIEQSLVFKFKAFNNQAEYEALIAGLALAVDMGACSLTCRTDSQLVVGQMTGEFQVKDDQLLRYFHKASTMAKNFQPFIIKHIPREENSRADMLSKLSTGREKGQLATVIRQVLTEPSVECMALGPPANNDWRVEIMKLMADQDQGASLRPTEARRLARYVNIGGDLYRRGFSVPLLKCISPDQAAYVLDELHNGICGLHTGARTLRARTLRAGYYWPTMESDAKAFTAKCERCQAHANIPHAPPAELRTIVSPWPFAKWGMDIVGPCPPGRAQKKFILVAVDYFTKWVEAEPLASITTRQVQSFFWKIICWFGLPQAVVTDNGRQFIDKRLESFFQGLGIKHVTSSVEHPQTNGQAEAANKAIVAELKRRLGDKKGTWVDELPEVLWAYRCSPHGTTGESPFNLTYGTDAMLPVELGEPSLRRQIQDLQLNEEELRVELDSVDERRDRAVLHAEACRRLVERRYNTKVRPRHFQEGDLVWRKTGDARKEQAHGKFAAKWDGPFRVLEDLQNGAYRLSAPGGRPLRNTWNASHLKFYFS from the coding sequence atggtgaccacgaggAGCACAACCGTTGAGGATCCGGCGGAGGCGATCAGAGCCTTGCGACAGCAGTTGGAGGATATGAGGCGGCAACATGAACAAGAATTGTCGGCCGTTAGAGAGGAGTGTGCCGCTCGAGTCGCACGGGAACGGGAAATCAGGGAGAGAGGTAAAGACCTGTCAGAACGgcagcaggaggatgagctTAGGAATTCGAACGGTAGGGAGGGGACGGCCGAGCATAGTAGCGCCTCGGATAAGACTTGGAAGTTGGAGGACACGGAGTTAGAAGGGAGCCAGGCGAGAACGGAGAGAATACCCAGTACCGTTAACACGGTACCGGTTGGAGGGGCGCCGCTGGTGAAGGAGGAAGAGGTAGTTGAAGGGTTACCATTCACCCGGGCCATCATGGACGTCCACATTTCGGAGCATTTTGTGCCCCCGCAACTCAGTATATATGACGGTACCACCGATCCGGATGATCATATTCAGGCCTTCTCCACCCGGATGGCGTTCCGGACGGGCAACAGGGCGATTTGGTGCCGGGCTTTCTCCCTTTCGTTAGAGGGTGAGGCACTCGAATGGTTTAATGCCTTGCCTGCGGGTTCCATCCGAAGTTTCGAGGGGTTAAAGGAGATGTTTGGGCGGCAGTTCGCTGGTAGCCGAGCCGAAGACCCCACGGTCTTCGAACTTTCCAATCTTAGGCAGGGGAAAGATGAGACATTGAAAGCATTCATGGACCGTTACCAGAAGATGGTCCGAAGGGTTAAGGGGTTAAACGTTGAACTGGCCCTGCAATATGTGATGCCCGCACTTCGTCCAGGTCCCTTTAAGGACAGTGTGTGCCGGAAGAGACCGAAGACTATGGAGGAGTTAAGAGAGCGGGCGGCGGATGAAATGAGAGTGGAAGAGATGAAACAAGCGTACAAGAAGGAAAGCCAAGAGTTGAAGGAAAAGGCGGAGGGTAAGAAACCCGACGGGTCCTCGAGGACGGGGGGCTTCAAGCCGCGGGATGCCCCCCGAGGACCCAAGTTCCAACAATATACCCCGCTCAACGCCCCTCCTGCCCGTATCTTACAAGAGGCGTTGAGTGTTAATTTAATTCCCCCCCTAAAAAAGCGGCCTACGCCGGCCGGAGCTGATGGCAATAAGCATTGCTTGTATCACCAGAACATGGGACATACCACGGAGGAGTGTGTGACCCTACGAGATAAGATCGAGGAATTGATTCGCGCCGGACATCTGAAGCAATACATTAGAACGGCGCCCGCCGAACCTCGGCGAGGGCGGGGGCCAAGTCCCGTCCCTCGGAGGAATCAGGATCGGAGTCCAAGTCGGCCACTCCGACGAACGGACAATCGATCAAATTACGATGACCGAAGGAGGAGGAGTAGAAGTCGCAGCGGGGACCGTGACCGGCCAATCCGCGGTCGAATCAACACAATATCTGGCGGGTTCGCGGGTGGGGGGCCGTCAACTTCCGCCCGGAAGCGCCATGTGAGGGCATTGCGCTCGGTGAACAGTGTCCAAGCTAGCCGGAAATCCATGCCGCCGATAACATTCACAGACGATGACTTCCACGCCCCTGATTTGGAGCAGGATGATCCGATGGTTATCACGGCTGAAATCGCCCGGTATGAAGTAGCGAAGGTCCTTGTCGACCAAGGAAGCTCCGCCAATATCCTTTATTGGAAGACTTTCTTGCAGATGGACCTTTCGGAGGAACTAATCGTCCCTTTCCATGAGCAAATCGTGGGCTTTGCTGGAGAGCGGGTGGACACCAAAGGGTACGTGGATCTCCGCACCCGGCTAGGAGCGGGGCGGGATGGTGATGAGAAGAAGGTTCGGTATCTACTGGTGGATGCCAACACTTCATATAATGTCCTACTGGGGCGCCCGTGCCTTAACTCCTTCGGTGCCATTGTGTCCACACCCCATTTAACTATGAAGTACCCCAGCGACCGAAAAAGGATTATAACGGTACGGGCTGATCAGAAAACGGCAAGGGAATGTTATGTCGCCAGATTACGTATGTACCCTCGGGTGCCGAGGGCAAAAGTGCCACGGTCGGAGGTGGCCATGGCTGATTTGGACCCACGGGTGGGAACGGAGGACAGAATGGAGCCGCACGGAACGGTGCAGCCGGCCAAGTTGGGGTCAAGAGAGGATCAAGTCACTACAATAGCAGAAGGCTTGGATCCTGCGTTTGAAGACGGCCTAAGGGGGATATTATGGCGGAACAGAGATTTGTTCGCCTGGACCGCGGCCGATATGCCAGGGATACACCCCTCCATCATGACACATCGTTTAGCCCTCTTTAGAGAGGCCCGACCGGTGGCCCAGAAGAAACGGCGAATGGGCGCCGAGAAGGAACGGGCGGTAGAGGAGGAGGTGAGGAAACTGAAGGAGGCCGGGTTCATCCGCGAAGTGACATATACCACCTGGCTTGCCAACGTAGTAATGGTGAAGAAGCCTAGTGGGAAGTGGCGCATGTGCACCGACTACACAGATCTGAACAAAGCTTGTCCCAAAGATTCCCATCCACTCCCGAACATTGATAGTCTGGTAGATGGAGCGTCCGGCCATCGTTTACTCAGTTTCTTGGATGCGTATTTCGGGTACAACCAGATACCCATGCACGAGGCCGACCGGGAGAAGATGGCGTTTATCACTAATCGGGGAAATTATTGTTATGACGTGATGCCGTTCGGATTAAAGAACGCCGGTGCCACGTACCAAAGGTTAATGGACAAGATCTTCGCAGACCAGATCGGACGGTGCATGGAGGTGTACGTGGATGATATGGTCGTCCGGTCCGCAACACCCGGGGACCACCTACACGACCTGGAGGAAGTGTTCCAACAGGTACGCCGATATAACATGCGCCTTAACCCTGCCAAATGTACTTTTTGTGTCTCCGCTGGCAAATTTTTAGGATTCATGCTGACCGAGAGGGGGATAGAGGTCAATCCCGACAAGTGCGCGACCATCCTTGACATGCGGAGTCCTGTCAACTTAAAGGAAATCCAGAGGTTGGTCGGACGGTTAACGGCTCTTGCCCGGTTTATTCCAAAACTGGCCGACCGGATACGACCAATCCtaaaaaggatgaagaagggGGATGAAACAGGAAGCTGGGATGCGGAGTGCGAGCTAGCATTCGCCGCTGTGAAGAGCTTGTTAACCAACCCTCCTATGATGAATCGCCCCCTCCCGGACTCTGAGTTGCAGGTATACCTGGGGGTATCTCAGGAAGTTGTCAGCGCGGCCTTGGTCCAGGACGCCAGTGAACCCCGCCTGATATACTTCGTCAGTAGAGTGCTTCAACCAGCCGAGACCCGGTATCAGCTGGTCGAGAAGGTTGCTCTAGCTCTTCTCCACGCGTCAAGGAGGCTCCGCTCGTATTTCCAAAGTCATCAGGTGGTTGTCAGAACCGACCACCCCGTATCCAAGATCCTGAGGAAACCCGATATAGCCGGGAGAATGGTGAGCTGGGCGGTGGAGTTGTCGGAATTCGGCCTACGTTTTGAGCCGCGAGGATCTGTCAAGGGACAACACTTGGCTGACTTTGCGCTAGAGTTGCCTCAAGCCCACACTTCTGAAGGGTGGAGCCTTTATGTGGATGGTGCGGCCGGACGGGCGAACGTCGGAGCCGGGGTGGTATTAGAGGGACCAGGCGGTTTCCTCATCGAACAGTCACTCGTATTCAAGTTCAAGGCTTTTAACAATCAGGCCGAGTACGAGGCCCTGATCGCCGGACTTGCCCTGGCCGTGGACATGGGGGCCTGCTCCCTCACGTGCAGAACCGACTCCCAGCTAGTGGTCGGACAAATGACGGGTGAATTCCAAGTTAAAGACGACCAGCTATTGAGATATTTTCACAAAGCTAGCACAATGGCCAAGAATTTTCAACCTTTCATTATCAAGCACATCCCACGAGAAGAGAACTCCCGGGCGGACATGCTGTCTAAACTTAGCACCGGTAGGGAGAAAGGACAACTGGCCACTGTCATCCGACAGGTCTTGACGGAGCCGTCAGTGGAGTGCATGGCGTTGGGACCACCCGCCAACAATGATTGGCGGGTCGAAATTATGAAGCTGATGGCGGACCAGGATCAAGGGGCTAGCTTGAGACCGACAGAGGCCAGACGGCTGGCCCGCTACGTCAATATAGGAGGCGACCTGTACCGAAGAGGTTTCTCTGTCCCCTTGCTAAAATGCATAAGTCCAGACCAGGCAGCATATGTGTTGGACGAACTCCATAACGGGATTTGCGGCCTGCACACGGGAGCGAGGACGTTGCGGGCGAGGACCCTCAGGGCCGGATATTATTGGCCCACGATGGAGAGCGACGCCAAAGCGTTCACAGCAAAGTGCGAACGGTGCCAAGCCCACGCAAACATACCGCATGCCCCCCCCGCTGAGTTGCGAACTATTGTGTCGCCATGGCCGTTCGCCAAGTGGGGGATGGACATCGTCGGCCCTTGTCCCCCTGGCCGAGCCCAGAAAAAATTTATACTCGTTGCTGTGGATTATTTCACGAAGTGGGTAGAAGCAGAACCCTTAGCCTCAATCACCACCCGCCAGGTGCAGAGTTTTTTCTGGAAAATAATATGTTGGTTCGGACTCCCACAGGCGGTCGTAACTGATAATGGCCGGCAGTTCATCGATAAAAGATTGGAATCGTTCTTTCAAGGACTGGGAATCAAGCATGTCACCAGTTCGGTTGAACACCCCCAGACGAACGGCCAAGCGGAGGCGGCTAACAAGGCGATTGTGGCCGAGCTTAAAAGGCGATTGGGCGACAAAAAGGGAACCTGGGTGGATGAACTGCCGGAGGTCTTGTGGGCATATCGTTGCTCCCCGCACGGAACTACCGGGGAATCCCCGTTCAACTTAACTTATGGGACTGACGCCATGTTGCCGGTAGAACTGGGGGAACCGTCATTACGCAGGCAAATCCAGGACTTGCAGCTAAACGAGGAGGAGTTGAGGGTCGAGCTAGACTCCGTGGACGAGCGTCGGGATCGCGCCGTGTTGCACGCGGAGGCCTGCCGGCGGTTGGTGGAGCGGCGATACAATACTAAGGTGCGACCAAGGCACTTCCAAGAGGGCGATTTAGTATGGAGAAAAACTGGAGATGCCAGGAAAGAGCAGGCGCACGGAAAATTTGCGGCGAAATGGGACGGCCCATTCCGGGTGCTAGAAGATTTGCAAAATGGAGCTTACCGCCTTTCCGCCCCAGGCGGCCGGCCACTGCGGAATACTTGGAACGCCTCCCACTTGAAGTTTTATTTCAGTTAA